Proteins from one Podospora pseudoanserina strain CBS 124.78 chromosome 1, whole genome shotgun sequence genomic window:
- a CDS encoding hypothetical protein (EggNog:ENOG503P7C9) has protein sequence MLVPSASLASPTPSVTPTPTFDVFGAALLRPRQTDFYGDCYNYGSNVYSCTTHLSECYSDFDFVTAGGGPENGLAYNSAVDSAVQSCVCTHGQAYWNCWYTRIATGTCSSLYDGWNELYASALGSTCSNIIGGPQGQQQPNIPTVNVVTVSTRINTPAYDGQPKFQGTGALLKDECGQASFTLVDAGNTAYYAGFLGCIKDRPDCCPWPVETAAAAVASAVSGSNAAELEKLGFDYPIPVDAKQARLQTCAEDYYSVDGGCCPNGFVPFTSAVGGQTPCWSSIKAGTTRPPTLTVERGKETKTDRETSAVVNIVWSMRYPVVEQSSGGLSVAAKAGIGAGAGVAAILIGGLAFCLWRQRKKNKQLEARQPADPNSAAAAAAQTVPQQQMAQTQPQPGQPQQFPNGQFQPMPGQQQPPPPPPPQGQYPPPAQFQNGHPSPNQYIAAGAIPPGTDPSRHSVNTSISSPSALMPQNTGASNTTNGHASELSSLSGGQNPFNTHPQSTPSPGVGAGPGGYPAPIAEADEGQHHGQNQFYGGGYQQHQGQYYNQQPQGGFPQQQQQQQYGAPYVQQGGQQWQGQPQGQNPWQGQQYHNAAEMSAQREADPPQEVMGSYPQSNQQQQGPPPPHHHHHHQQQQ, from the exons ATGCTGGTCCCTTCAGCATCACTGGCGTCGCCGACGCCGTCAGTGACTCCGACTCCGACCTTTGATGTCTTTGGCGCTGCTTTGCTTCGACCACGCCAAACCGACTTCTATGGGGATTGCTAT AATTACGGATCCAATGTTTACTCCTGCACGACCCATCTGTCAGAATGCTACAGTGACTTTGACTTCGTGACAGCCGGAGGAGGGCCGGAGAATGGACTGGCCTACAACAGTGCCGTCGACTCCGCTGTTCAGTCATGTGTCTGCACCCATGGACAAGCCTACTGGAACTGCTGGTATACTAGAATCGCGACTGGAACCTGCTCCAGTTTGTATGACGGCTGGAATGAGCTATACGCCTCAGCCCTCGGATCAACATGCAGCAACATCATTGGCGGCCCCCAGGGCCAGCAACAACCTAACATACC AACCGTCAACGTCGTTACTGTCAGCACTCGTATCAACACTCCCGCCTATGACGGACAGCCCAAATTCCAAGGCACAGGTGCTCTCCTCAAGGACGAATGTGGCCAAGCCAGCTTCACTCTCGTAGACGCTGGGAATACCGCATATTACGCTGGCTTCCTCGGCTGCATCAAAGACCGCCCTGATTGCTGTCCTTGGCCCGTCGAgaccgccgccgcagcagtTGCCTCGGCGGTGTCTGGATCCAACGCGGCagagctggagaagcttgGCTTCGACTACCCCATTCCTGTCGACGCAAAGCAAGCCAGACTCCAAACATGCGCTGAGGATTACTATTCTGTGGATggcggctgctgccccaACGGCTTCGTACCATTCACCTCAGCGGTGGGCGGCCAGACGCCCTGCTGGTCTTCTATCAAGGCTGGAACTACCCGACCCCCTACCCTCACGGTGGAAAGGGGCAAGGAAACCAAGACGGACCGGGAGACCTCGGCGGTCGTCAACATTGTCTGGTCTATGCGTTATCCGGTTGTGGAACAAAGCTCTGGCGGCCTCTCGGTAGCAGCCAAAGCTGGCATCGGTGCCGGTGCAGGCGTAGctgccatcctcatcggTGGTCTCGCCTTTTGCCTCTGGCGTCAACGCAAAAAGAACAAGCAGCTCGAGGCCCGGCAGCCCGCCGACCCCAATTccgcagcagcggcagcagctcaAACAgtcccccagcagcaaatggcacaaacccaaccccaacccggGCAACCTCAACAGTTCCCTAACGGCCAATTCCAGCCCATGCCAggtcagcaacaaccaccaccaccaccaccaccacaaggcCAATACCCCCCGCCGGCCCAGTTCCAAAACGGccacccctctcccaaccAATACATCGCCGCTGGTGCCATACCCCCGGGAACAGACCCCTCCCGCCACAGCGTCAAcacatccatctcctccccctccgctcTCATGCCGCAAAACACCGGAGCctccaacacaaccaacGGCCACGCATCCGAGCTGTCATCTCTGAGCGGCGGACAAAACCcattcaacacccacccTCAGAGCACCCCTTCCCCGGGAGTGGGTGCTGGACCAGGCGGGTACCCGGCGCCTATTGCCGAGGCAGATGAGGGACAGCATCATGGTCAGAATCAGTTTTACGGTGGTGGttatcagcagcatcaagggCAGTATTACAACCAGCAACCACAGGGAGGGttcccgcagcagcagcagcagcagcaatatGGTGCCCCGTACGTGCAGCAAGGGGGCCAGCAATGGCAGGGCCAGCCGCAGGGACAGAATCCGTGGCAGGGCCAGCAGTATCACAACGCGGCGGAGATGAGTGCGCAGAGGGAGGCCGATCCCCCTCAGGAGGTTATGGGGAGTTACCCGCAGAGTaatcagcagcaacagggcccgccacccccccaccaccaccaccaccaccagcagcagcagtga
- the PRP21_1 gene encoding SF3a splicing factor complex subunit (EggNog:ENOG503NV6A; COG:A), producing MQSLPDTRTQSFDEIYGPPENFLEIEVRNPRTHGIGRHMYTDYEIVCRTNIPAFKLRQSTVRRRYSDFEYFRDILERESARVTIPPLPGKVFTNRFSDDVIEGRRAGLEKFLKIVVGHPLLQTGSKVLAGFVQDPNWDRNAW from the exons ATGCAATCCCTCCCCGACACCCGCACCCAGTCCTTTGACGAGATCTACGGCCCCCCCGAGAACTTTCTCGAGATCGAAGTCCGCAACCCCCGCACCCACGGCATCGGTAGGCACATGTACACCGACTACGAGATCGTCTGCCGGACCAACATCCCTGCTTTTAAGCTGAGGCAGTCGACGGTCCGGAGGAGGTACAGCGACTTTGAGTACTTTCGGGATATCCTCGAGAGGGAGAGCGCGAGGGTTACGATCCCGCCGCTGCCGGGGAAGGTGTTTACGAACAGGTTCAGCGATGACGTGATTGAGGGCAGGAGGGCCGGGCTGGAGAAGTTTCTGAAGATTGTGGTTGGCCATCCGCTGTTGCAGACGGGGAGCAAGGTTCTGGCCGGGTTCGTGCAGG ATCCAAACTGGGACAGGAACGCCTGGTGA
- the PRP21_2 gene encoding SF3a splicing factor complex subunit (EggNog:ENOG503NV6A; BUSCO:EOG09264RIE; COG:A): MAVANGDSAASAAAALENLKPPPGVIIPPPGEIREAIEKTAGYVMRGGLGLEQRIRENHGKNPKFSFLMKHDDPYNAYYEWRKEEIKAGRGTAVAAGRVGENAAPAKEEPKGPQKPPDFQFSARMPRMSQKDLEIVRLTALFVAKNGRPFMTQLAQREHGNPQFQFLAPNHTFHNFFQSLIDQYSILLRESGVNGEGTKLHQARVEELRRSATDKYHVLARAKQRAEYAKWAEAEKAKKEEQEEQKKEELARIDWNDFVVVETITFTEADDQASLPPPTTLNDLQYASLEEKNKMSISSSLRIEEAFPFEDTSYNAYPPQVYGVQAPAAVPQPTHQTPAYPAANTPPPPSYGSSEPVGGSRSAEEEHEVQRIREREQERLRMQQAQTEARGGAAPMKIKENYVPRAAQRAANKIGAQTAMCPNCKQQILLNEMDEHMRIELLDPRWKEQKAKAEARYATTNLSTVDVANNLKRLASQRSDLFDNATGQTLSEEEQARRKKIALHSFDGNPETAHVNQMQNFNLDEQIRAIHQKFADK, translated from the exons ATGGCCGTTGCAAACGGAGACTCGGCTGCATCGGCGGCCGCGGCGCTTGAGAATCTCAAGCCGCCGCCAGGAGTTatcatcccaccaccggGTGAAATCCGCGAAGCGATCGAGAAGACGGCTGGCTATGTCATGCGCGGCGGCCTTGGTCTCGAACAGCGCATCCGCGAGAACCACGGCAAAAACCCAAAGTTCAGCTTTTTGATGAAGCATGACGATCCGTACAACGCCTACTACGAAtggaggaaagaggagatcaaggccgGCCGTGGTACCGCGGTGGCGGCTGGTCGCGTCGGAGAGAATGCTGCGCCAGCGAAGGAAGAGCCAAAGGGGCCTCAGAAGCCTCCCGACTTCCAGTTCTCAGCCCGTATGCCTCGAATGAGCCAGAAAGATTTGGAGATCGTGCGACTAACTGCCTTGTTCGTCGCAAAGAACGGGCGCCCTTTTATGACACAGCTTGCGCAGCGTGAGCATGGCAACCCTCAGTTCCAGTTCCTGGCTCCCAACCACACTTTCCACAACTTCTTCCAGAGCCTCATCGATCAGTATTCAATTCTCCTACGCGAGAGCGGCGTCAATGGCGAAGGCACCAAGCTGCACCAAGCCCGTGTTGAAGAACTTCGCCGCAGTGCTACCGACAAATACCATGTGCTCGCGCGCGCCAAGCAGAGGGCGGAATATGCCAAATgggccgaggctgagaaggcgaagaaggaggaacaggaggaacaaaagaaggaggagcttgcgCGGATCGACTGGAACGACTTTGTCGTGGTTGAGACCATCACTTTTACCGAAGCCGATGACCAGGCATCCCTTCCGCCCCCGACGACTCTCAACGATCTCCAGTATGCTTCTTTGGaagagaagaacaagatgtCGATCAGCTCCAGTCTCCGCATCGAGGAAGCGTTCCCATTCGAGGACACCAGCTACAACGCTTATCCTCCGCAGGTATATGGCGTGCAGGCCCCGGCCGCAGTGCCGCAACCAACTCACCAAACGCCTGCCTATCCGGCTGCCAATActccgccacctccatcgTATGGCTCATCTGAACCAGTTGGGGGATCCAGGTCTGCAGAGGAGGAACATGAGGTACAGAGAATTCGAGAAAGAGAGCAAGAAAGGCTACGCATGCAACAGGCACAGACCGAAGCCCGCGGTGGCGCCGCGCCCatgaagatcaaggagaatTACGTTCCACGGGCGGCTCAGAGGGCAGCAAACAAAATCGGCGCCCAGACGGCCATGTGCCCCAACTGCAAGCAGCAGATTCTGCTCAACGAGATGGATGAACATATGAGAA TTGAACTCCTCGATCCACGGTGGAAAGagcaaaaggccaaggcAGAGGCCCGgtatgccaccaccaaccttaGCACGGTGGACGTGGCCAATAATCTCAAGCGCCTGGCCAGTCAACGCAGTGACCTGTTTGACAATGCCACTGGCCAGACActgtcggaggaggagcaggcaCGGAGAAAGAAGATTGCACTGCACTCGTTCGACGGCAACCCAGAAACCGCCCATGTGAACCAGATGCAGAACTTCAACCTTGACGAGCAGATTCGGGCTATTCACCAGAAATTTGCGGACAAATAG
- a CDS encoding hypothetical protein (EggNog:ENOG503PW8I) yields MTVAAMGQRPPHVPELGIFTLGEDLVNNPEAIVIPAVDIAKPVEIVARRTEISSHGAKGRSGPTKTEVSAAQEVKSTNGQATKAETKPVKTTGSKSKDATEEDKKNARATVDSQSQEDSVDYGDQWTWSERDQDYIRTDENGKTLHYTNFQKPPDPDATSPPSPTKPGSPAGSRQNSTGPEAATKHKWEQPLDPRFQVVTKPKRFFAVGRIFKVPWFEPLGSPDPSPNDPFPSATPPNLEYSTKCPEFHGEKPLAKYRWFVVVRRRLHHSLCFSITTYAGASKSATNKACRGRDVDFVVLHNSNVVPAKPYEEENITRRPIGVIIEDQETYISPVARLDCGRIYTVEDHLRVMKVGRVHPGSLAALEEYFKDSVS; encoded by the exons ATGACTGTCGCAGCGATGGGGCAGAGACCACCGCATGTTCCTGAGCTTGGTATTTTTACGTTGGGTGAGGATCTAG TGAATAACCCAGAGGCAATTGTTATACCTGCGGTGGACATTGCGAAGCCTGTTGAAATTGTTGCAAGGCGCACGGAGATCAGCTCCCACGGAGCCAAGGGTAGAAGCGGTCCTACCAAAACCGAAGTCTCGGCTGCTCAGGAAGTCAAGAGTACGAACGGTCAAGCGACCAAGGCTGAGACAAAGCCTGTGAAAACAACTGGTTCAAAGTCGAAGGATGCAACCGAGGAAGACAAAAAGAACGCCAGGGCCACGGTAGACTCTCAGAGTCAAGAAGATAGTGTGGACTACGGCGATCAGTGGACCTGGAGCGAAAGGGACCAAGATTACATCCGTACCGATGAAA ACGGCAAAACACTCCATTACACCAACTTCCAGAAACCCCCCGACCCAGATgctacatcaccacccagtCCAACAAAACCCGGATCACCAGCTGGAAGTAGACAGAACTCGACCGGACCCGAAGCCGCAACCAAACACAAATGGGAGCAGCCCTTAGACCCTC GCTTCCAAGTAGTCACCAAACCCAAACGCTTCTTCGCCGTAGGCCGCATCTTCAAAGTCCCCTGGTTCGAACCTCTCGGCTCCCCGGACCCTTCCCCCAATGACCCGTTCCCTTCAGCCACCCCCCCGAACCTCGAGTACTCTACGAAATGCCCCGAATTCCACGGTGAGAAACCGCTGGCCAAATACCGCTGgttcgtcgtcgtccggcgccgcctccaccactcACTCTGtttctccatcaccacatacGCAGGAGCCAGCAAGTcagccaccaacaaggcaTGCAGAGGTCGGGATGTAGATTTTGTGGTCTTGCACAACAGCAATGTCGTACCTGCGAAGCCGTACGAAGAGGAGAACATCACCCGGAGGCCCATCGGGGTGATAATCGAGGATCAGGAGACGTATATCAGCCCGGTTGCGAGATTGGATTGCGGGAGGATTTACACCGTCGAGGACCACCTCAGGGTGAtgaaggtggggagggtgcaCCCGGGCAGCTtggcggcgttggaggagTATTTCAAGGATAGTGTTTCCTAG
- a CDS encoding hypothetical protein (CAZy:GH43; COG:G; EggNog:ENOG503NXVZ) — translation MAPLITNIYTADPSAHVFEGKIYIYPSHDRETDIQFNDNGDQYDMADYHVFSTESLDPAAPVVDHGVVLKTEDIPWVSKQLWAPDAATKNGKYYLYFPARDKEGIFRIGVAVGDRPEGPFTPDPEPIKGSYSIDPATFVDDDGEAYLYFGGLWGGQLQCYQKGHDVFDASWQGPKEPTGEGVPSLGARVGKLTEDMRQFAEEVRDVVILAPETGEPILADDHDRRFFEAAWMHKYNGKYYFSYSTGDTHYLAYGVGDSPYGPFTYGGRILEPVLGWTTHHSIVEFKGRWWLFHHDCELSKGVDHLRSVKVKEIFYDKDGKIVTEKPE, via the coding sequence ATGGCCCCCCTCATCACAAACATCTACACGGCCGACCCTTCAGCCCACGTCTTCGAAGGCAAAATCTACATCTACCCCTCCCACGATCGGGAAACCGATATCCAGTTTAACGACAATGGCGACCAATACGACATGGCCGACTACCACGTCTTCTCCACCGAGTCCCTCGACCCCGCCGCCCCTGTAGTCGACCACGGCGTCGTCCTCAAGACAGAAGACATCCCCTGGGTGTCCAAGCAGCTCTGGGCGCCTGACGCGGCCACCAAGAACGGGAAATACTACCTCTACTTCCCCGCCCGCGACAAGGAGGGCATCTTCCGCATCGGTGTCGCGGTCGGGGACCGCCCCGAGGGCCCCTTCACCCCCGACCCGGAGCCCATCAAGGGGTCCTACTCCATCGACCCTGCCACCtttgttgacgatgacgggGAGGCGTATCTCTACTTTGGCGGCCTCTGGGGCGGGCAGCTGCAGTGCTACCAGAAGGGGCACGACGTCTTCGACGCCAGCTGGCAGGGGCCCAAGGAGCCGACGGGCGAGGGCGTCCCCTCCCTCGGTGCCCGCGTTGGCAAGCTGACAGAGGACATGCGCCAGTTCGCCGAGGAGGTCAGGGATGTGGTCATCCTCGCCCCCGAGACCGGCGAgcccatcctcgccgacgACCACGACAGACGCTTCTTTGAGGCGGCGTGGATGCACAAGTACAACGGGAAGTACTACTTCTCTTACTCCACCGGCGACACCCACTACCTCGCCTATGGTGTCGGCGACAGCCCCTACGGTCCCTTCACCTATGGCGGGAGGATTTTGGAGCCAGTGCTGGGCTGGACCACCCATCACTCCATTGTCGAGTTCAAGGGGCGCTGGTGGCTGTTCCACCACGACTGCGAGCTCAGCAAGGGTGTTGACCACTTGCGGTctgtcaaggtcaaggagatcTTTTATGACAAGGATGGCAAGATTGTTACCGAGAAACCCGAGTAA
- the PMT1 gene encoding Dolichyl-phosphate-mannose--protein mannosyltransferase 1 (COG:O; CAZy:GT39; EggNog:ENOG503NUGH): protein MARSAAAKAASGRVSPPLPPNPAPTQPIPGTVSTSSKNKNKGASKRPNDYTSEGVADNDVFLLPGSDYQLLLGITFLAAAVRLFRIYQPTSVVFDEVHFGGFASKYIKGKFFMDVHPPLAKLMITLFGYLAGFDGNFDFKEIGKDYLEPGVPYVAMRLFPAICGVLLAPTMFLTLKAAGCRTFIAAMGACLIIFENGLLTQARLILLDSPLMIATAFTALAFTSFTNQQELGPSRAFSPSWWFWLVMTGLGLGMTVSIKWVGLFTIAWVGGLTLVQLWVLWGDHKNVTISTFSKHFLARAFCLIAIPVAFYMAMFGIHFLCLVNPGEGDGFMSSEFQSTLNSKGMQDVPADVLMGSKVSIRHVNTQGGYLHSHPLMYPTGSKQQQITLYPHKDDNNLWFLENQTQPLGADGLPINGTNAWNNLEETPYIKNGAIIRVYHVPTHRRLHSHDVRPPVTEAEWQNEVSAYGYEGFDGDANDFFRVEIVKKKSKAGVAQERLRTIDTKFRLVHVMTGCVLFSHKVKLPAWASEQQEVTCARGGTLPNSLWYIESNEHAKLGPDAEKVNYANPGFLGKFWELQKVMWKTNAGLVESHAWDSRPDSWPILRRGINFWGRNHRQIYLIGNPIVWWSATAAVVIYILFKGIAVLRWQRSFNDYADPVFKRFDYEIGTSVLGWALHYFPFYLMQRQLFLHHYFPALYFSVIAFCQIFDFVVARISALGLKKNPLIGKAGALLFLLISVAAFTLLSPLAYGNAWTKAECKRVKLFNTWDWDCNTFLDSYEAYDQLANSPAAASPTSTSKPSVNVQAPAPAENPVAAGEQAKAPAVEQPKEKVSGAPAAGEQRVVHTEERVEYRDQDGNLLDMEQVKALEGKVEFKTRYETRTRIIDAAGNEVFVDAQEGAPVPVAPPHPDVEGVDRETPKNLVPDESIPAAEKSVEGEKEAEGKVPKPASESKEKTAKEEL, encoded by the exons ATGGCTCGATCGGCAGCCGCAAAAGCGGCATCCGGCCGGGTATCTCCTCCCCTGCCACCGAACCCAGCACCTACCCAACCTATCCCAGGCACCGTCTCGACAAGCTCGAAGAACAAGAATAAGGGAGCTTCGAAGCGCCCCAACGACTACACGTCCGAGGGCGTGGCCGATAACGATGTTTTCCTGCTCCCAGGCTCCGATTACCAACTCTTGCTTGGTATCACCTTCCTGGCCGCTGCGGTGCGCCTGTTCCGCATCTATCAGCCCACCAGCGTCGTCTTCGATGAGGTCCA CTTCGGCGGCTTCGCTTCCAAGTATATCAAGGGCAAGTTCTTCATGGACGTCCACCCTCCTCTGGCAAAATTGATGATCACGCTCTTCGGTTACCTCGCTGGCTTTGATGGAAACTTCGACTTCAAGGAGATTGGCAAGGACTACCTTGAGCCTGGCGTTCCTTATGTCGCCATGCGCTTGTTCCCTGCTATCTGCGGTGTTCTTCTGGCTCCTACCATGTTCCTCACGCTCAAGGCTGCCGGTTGCCGCACCTTCATCGCCGCCATGGGGGCTTGCTTGATCATTTTTG AGAACGGTCTGCTTACCCAGGCACGCCTTATCTTGCTTGACTCCCCCCTGATGATTGCTACGGCTTTCACCGCGCTTGCTTTCACCTCTTTCACCAACCAGCAGGAGCTCGGCCCCTCTAGAGCTTTCTCCCCAAGTTGGTGGTTCTGGCTTGTCATGACCGGTCTTGGTCTCGGCATGACTGTCAGCATCAAGTGGGTGGGCCTGTTCACGATTGCCTGGGTTGGCGGCTTGACCTTGGTCCAGCTCTGGGTTCTGTGGGGTGATCACAAAAACGTCACTATTAGCACCTTCTCCAAGCACTTCTTGGCCCGTGCTTTCTGCTTGATTGCCATTCCCGTGGCTTTTTACATGGCCATGTTCGGTATCCACTTCCTCTGCCTGGTTAACCCtggcgagggtgatggcTTCATGAGCTCCGAGTTCCAGTCTACCCTCAACTCCAAGGGCATGCAGGATGTCCCTGCCGATGTTCTTATGGGCAGCAAGGTCTCCATCAGGCACGTCAACACCCAGGGCGGCTATCTTCACTCGCACCCGCTCATGTATCCCACCGGatccaagcagcagcagatcaCTCTCTACCCTCACAaggacgacaacaacctttGGTTCCTCGAGAACCAGACCCAGCCTCTTGGGGCTGACGGTCTGCCTATCAACGGTACCAACGCGTGGAACAACCTTGAGGAGACTCCTTACATCAAGAACGGTGCCATCATTCGTGTCTACCATGTTCCCACTCACCGCCGCCTTCACTCTCACGATGTTCGCCCCCCTGTTACCGAAGCTGAGTGGCAGAACGAGGTGTCTGCTTATGGTTATGAGGGATTCGATGGAGACGCCAATGACTTTTTCCGTGTCGAAattgtcaagaagaagtccaAAGCCGGTGTTGCTCAGGAGCGCCTTCGCACCATTGACACCAAGTTCAGACTTGTCCACGTCATGACCGGCTGTGTCCTGTTCTCGCACAAGGTCAAGCTCCCCGCGTGGGCCTCTGAACAGCAAGAGGTTACCTGCGCTCGTGGTGGCACTCTTCCTAACAGTCTCTGGTACATCGAGTCCAACGAGCACGCCAAGCTTGGTCCCGACGCCGAGAAGGTCAACTATGCCAACCCTGGCTTCTTGGGCAAGTTCTGGGAGCTCCAGAAGGTTATGTGGAAGACCAACGCTGGACTTGTCGAATCCCACGCGTGGGACTCCCGCCCAGACTCCTGGCCCATCCTCCGCCGTGGTATCAACTTCTGGGGCAGAAACCACCGCCAGATCTACCTCATTGGCAACCCCATTGTTTGGTGGAGCGCCACAGCTGCCGTCGTTATCTACATCTTGTTCAAGGGAATCGCTGTTCTCCGCTGGCAGCGTAGCTTCAATGATTACGCTGACCCGGTTTTCAAGCGCTTTGATTACGAGATTGGCACGTCTGTGCTCGGCTGGGCTCTTCATTACTTCCCGTTCTATCTGATGCAGCGCCAGCTATTCCTCCACCACTACTTCCCCGCTCTCTACTTCTCCGTCATTGCTTTCTGCCAGATCTTCGACTTTGTTGTTGCGCGGATTTCGGCTCTTGGCTTGAAGAAGAACCCTCTTATCGGCAAGGCCGGTGCTCTCCTTTTCCTGCTTATCTCGGTCGCCGCCTTCACCTTGctttctcctcttgcttACGGCAACGCCTGGACCAAGGCCGAGTGCAAGCGTGTCAAGCTTTTCAACACCTGGGACTGGGATTGCAATACCTTCCTAGATAGC TATGAGGCCTATGACCAGCTCGCCAACTCACCTGCGGCGGCTTCGCCCACTTCGACAAGCAAGCCGTCGGTGAACGTCCAGGCCCCAGCCCCTGCTGAGAACCCGGTGGCTGCTGGCGAACAGGCCAAGGCCCCCGCCGTGGAGCAGCCGAAGGAGAAGGTTTCGGGAGCCCCGGCGGCTGGTGAACAGCGTGTTGTCCACACCGAGGAGCGTGTTGAGTACAGAGACCAGGATGGTAACTTGCTGGACATGGAGCAAGTCAAGGCCCTGGAGGGCAAGGTCGAGTTCAAGACCCGCTACGAGACTCGCACTCGCATCATTGATGCTGCCGGCAACGAAGTTTTCGTCGACGCTCAGGAGGGCGCGCCGGTTCCTGTGGCGCCTCCACACCCGGATGTTGAGG GTGTCGACCGTGAGACTCCCAAAAACTTGGTTCCTGACGAATCCATCCCGGCTGCTGAGAAGAGcgtcgagggcgagaaggaggccgagggtaAGGTCCCCAAACCCGCTAGCGAGAGCAAGGAGAAGACcgccaaggaggagttgtAA